A single window of Periophthalmus magnuspinnatus isolate fPerMag1 chromosome 9, fPerMag1.2.pri, whole genome shotgun sequence DNA harbors:
- the sdf2l1 gene encoding stromal cell-derived factor 2-like protein 1 yields MLCDSGRARMLRPRFLRLCPGSVLSLLPLVLLGLGWPSAEARDSDLSSVTCGSLVKLLNTRHNVRLHSHDVKYGSGSGQQSVTGVDAADDANSYWQIRGKPGRPCTRGTPIKCGQHVRFTHMKTARNLHSHHFSSPLSSNQEVSAFGERGEGDDLDVWAVQCDGEHWERDDSVRLKHVGTDVFLAVTGETYGHPIRGQREVHGMSVPGPHGLWRTMEGVFIQPSAEPMRHDEL; encoded by the exons ATGCTCTGTGACAGCGGCAGAGCCAGGATGCTGAGGCCGCGGTTCCTGCGCCTTTGCCCGGGCTCGGTACTCTCCCTGCTCCCGCTGGTCCTGCTCGGGTTAGGGTGGCCCAGTGCCGAGGCCCGGGACTCGGACTTGAGCTCCGTGACATGCGGCTCTTTGGTCAAACTGCTCAACACGAGACACAACGTGAGGCTGCACTCGCACGACGTCAAGTACGGATCAG GCAGCGGGCAGCAGTCTGTGACCGGGGTGGACGCGGCCGATGACGCCAACAGCTACTGGCAGATCAGAGGGAAACCCGGGCGCCCGTGTACCCGAGGAACGCCCATCAAGTGTGGCCAACATGTACGATTCACCCACATGAAGACGGCACGCAACCTCCACTCACACCACTTCAGCTCGCCACTGTCCAGCAATCAG GAAGTCAGTGCGTTTGGCGAGCGTGGCGAGGGTGATGACCTGGACGTGTGGGCGGTCCAATGTGACGGTGAGCACTGGGAGCGTGATGACAGCGTACGCCTCAAACATGTGGGCACAGACGTCTTCCTGGCTGTCACCGGGGAAACATACGGCCATCCAATCAGAGGCCAGCGAGAGGTGCACGGTATGAGCGTTCCCGGACCGCACGGCCTCTGGAGAACCATGGAGGGTGTGTTTATCCAGCCGAGCGCCGAGCCAATGAGACACGATGAGCTGTGA